The following proteins are encoded in a genomic region of Sulfurimonas sp. HSL3-7:
- a CDS encoding PDZ domain-containing protein, protein MNINFNPAYMKILRNLLITILVAKAISLGMLWYFPSEGVNYHASSSKAPEYKRYSVNNIIKAAQRPDLESGSQELGELTAYGPNISNMVLSGLFKSKSGGYVIIALKAKPDNAEVLGIGESFEGYTLKKILENGALFDKGGQSYSLYFSEDKQGERYTQRAGAPESDEETMKQVAKSDISYYAKNVDQIWKDIGIVEEKKNGKITGFKVTRIKANTPFANLGLRQGDIIIKANNKPMTSYKDALAIYQGIDKLQALELIVLRNNQETEIVYEIY, encoded by the coding sequence ATGAATATAAATTTTAATCCCGCTTATATGAAGATCCTGCGCAATCTGCTCATCACCATCCTGGTCGCCAAGGCGATCTCGCTTGGTATGCTGTGGTATTTTCCAAGTGAAGGGGTCAACTACCACGCCAGCAGTTCAAAGGCACCCGAGTACAAACGCTACAGTGTCAACAATATCATCAAAGCGGCACAGAGACCCGACCTTGAAAGCGGCTCGCAGGAGCTCGGCGAGCTGACGGCCTACGGACCCAATATCTCCAATATGGTACTAAGCGGGCTCTTTAAGAGCAAAAGCGGCGGATATGTCATTATCGCACTCAAGGCAAAACCCGATAATGCCGAAGTGCTCGGTATCGGAGAGAGTTTTGAAGGCTATACCCTGAAAAAAATACTCGAAAACGGGGCACTTTTCGACAAAGGCGGCCAAAGCTACAGCCTCTACTTCTCAGAAGACAAACAGGGCGAACGCTATACCCAAAGAGCGGGTGCGCCGGAGAGCGATGAGGAGACGATGAAGCAGGTCGCCAAATCCGATATTAGCTACTATGCCAAAAACGTTGATCAGATCTGGAAGGATATCGGTATTGTCGAAGAGAAGAAAAACGGCAAGATCACCGGTTTCAAAGTCACGCGCATCAAAGCCAACACCCCCTTTGCCAACCTCGGTTTACGCCAAGGCGATATAATCATTAAAGCCAATAATAAGCCGATGACATCGTATAAAGATGCCCTCGCCATCTATCAAGGGATCGATAAACTTCAAGCACTTGAACTTATCGTTCTACGTAATAATCAAGAAACGGAGATCGTCTATGAAATATATTAA
- a CDS encoding type II secretion system F family protein, translating into MIFAYKGIDAAGKKVSDKLEAASLEEAKSKLKAQKIIYKSIKEELPSVFSGIHFTRRYRISPNELSQLSRELAMYIRSGISIVGALKIIQNQYMHKKKIYLFLKTVSTYLDEGKNFYAALEEQKIVILPEFFKQSIKVSESGGILDQVLLELSRFLKEQDRIAKEIKSAFAYPTFMIVISLFMVGFMLAFVVPQITGIFEGMGQELPASTRFVIALGDFFNDHYMIIFALFVLFIAAHSLLMHYAPKYRYAVHRLVLGMPLFGEIALKSELARFAYVGSLLVRSGVPFVQTINLAANILNNSVLKSLFLEASAKVVEGKRLSIALNESAYDLDQSFLQAIAVGEETSQIEPVLINISELYFEDNRDKISVLLSLLEPALMLFVGGTIGFIVAAMLLPIFSMSIQ; encoded by the coding sequence ATGATCTTCGCCTATAAAGGAATCGATGCTGCCGGCAAGAAAGTCAGCGATAAACTCGAGGCCGCTTCGCTTGAAGAGGCAAAAAGCAAACTCAAAGCACAGAAGATCATCTACAAAAGTATCAAAGAAGAGTTGCCTTCTGTCTTCAGCGGGATCCATTTCACCCGCCGTTATCGCATTTCGCCCAATGAGCTCTCACAACTCAGCCGCGAACTCGCCATGTATATCCGCTCAGGGATCAGCATCGTCGGTGCCCTCAAGATCATCCAGAACCAGTATATGCACAAAAAAAAGATCTACCTCTTCCTGAAAACCGTCAGCACCTATCTTGACGAGGGTAAAAATTTTTATGCCGCTTTGGAAGAGCAGAAGATCGTCATCCTGCCCGAATTTTTCAAACAGTCCATCAAGGTGAGCGAATCCGGCGGTATCCTTGACCAGGTACTATTAGAGCTTTCGCGGTTTCTGAAAGAGCAGGACCGTATCGCCAAAGAGATAAAATCGGCCTTTGCCTACCCGACCTTCATGATCGTCATCTCACTCTTTATGGTCGGGTTCATGCTTGCCTTTGTTGTACCGCAGATCACCGGGATCTTTGAAGGGATGGGGCAGGAACTTCCGGCAAGCACCCGTTTCGTCATCGCTTTGGGTGACTTTTTCAACGATCACTACATGATCATTTTCGCACTTTTCGTACTTTTTATCGCCGCCCACTCGCTGCTGATGCACTACGCGCCGAAGTACCGATACGCCGTGCACCGTCTCGTCCTCGGCATGCCTCTTTTCGGGGAGATCGCGCTCAAAAGCGAATTGGCACGTTTTGCATACGTCGGCTCCCTGCTCGTACGTTCGGGCGTCCCCTTCGTACAGACCATTAATCTCGCCGCCAATATTTTAAACAACAGCGTCTTGAAATCGCTTTTTTTGGAGGCGTCTGCCAAAGTGGTCGAGGGCAAACGGCTCTCAATCGCACTCAACGAATCGGCTTACGATCTTGATCAATCTTTTCTTCAGGCCATCGCGGTAGGCGAGGAGACCTCTCAGATCGAACCGGTGCTTATCAACATCTCGGAACTCTACTTCGAAGACAACCGCGACAAGATCTCTGTGCTGCTGAGCCTGCTTGAACCTGCACTGATGCTCTTTGTCGGCGGAACCATCGGCTTCATCGTGGCGGCCATGCTGCTGCCGATCTTCTCAATGAGTATCCAATGA
- a CDS encoding class I SAM-dependent methyltransferase, whose protein sequence is MIPFNHLGWFFKYLGPVAYPKGAIEALCDFLRPVAANAPLLDLGSGTGVLSEFAYSCRKDFAFVALDPAEGMLKFSPEYVRTHTARAEALPFEASSFEVVLIGEALHHFQSPERAMAEIVRVLRRGGRLFIYEFDPSTFMGRSLCIAEKLLGEPGHFFAPEVLKEMLEKHGFFVSVNRYGWRYTIHAELN, encoded by the coding sequence ATGATACCTTTCAACCATCTGGGATGGTTTTTCAAGTACCTCGGGCCTGTCGCCTATCCGAAAGGGGCGATTGAGGCGCTCTGCGACTTTCTGCGTCCTGTCGCGGCGAATGCCCCGCTTCTTGACCTCGGTTCGGGGACGGGTGTCCTGAGCGAATTTGCCTACAGCTGCCGGAAAGATTTTGCGTTCGTCGCCCTTGATCCTGCCGAGGGGATGCTGAAGTTCTCGCCCGAGTATGTCCGGACCCACACGGCCAGGGCCGAGGCACTCCCCTTTGAAGCATCGAGTTTCGAGGTGGTCCTCATCGGCGAGGCACTGCACCATTTTCAGTCGCCGGAACGTGCAATGGCAGAGATCGTACGGGTGCTCAGGCGCGGTGGAAGACTCTTCATCTACGAGTTCGACCCGAGCACTTTTATGGGAAGAAGCCTCTGCATAGCGGAGAAGCTGCTCGGCGAGCCGGGTCATTTTTTTGCGCCTGAGGTGCTGAAAGAGATGCTTGAAAAACACGGATTTTTTGTATCGGTCAACCGGTACGGCTGGCGCTATACCATCCATGCAGAGCTCAATTAA
- a CDS encoding secretin N-terminal domain-containing protein has product MKYIKHLLLFTLLIGTTLAAREQVKVKFDNLQIEKFIKLVAEISKKNILVTNKINGTVDLVTTAPIYDDEVMGILVSVLESKGFTLVQKGSYYEVVRSTEAAKHNVPVVRSGNIARGHTMVTQAIKVKGENVDIVAAKVRYLISKTAKLMTMKESNTLLLTDYPANIQTIKRIISDIDTKNKKIIKIIPVEHAELKQLHTQVTDIAKSIFNEKVATQSVKVLLNNDVNGLVLVGNPDQVKELAKIIKTLDTEQNLNEVVQILPLKNSEAKNVLATLNEIITKQTFTDPSLKPNVSANEEINAIILVGNPSLLKGLVKIIETLDKEKYQVYVQARIVEINKNDAEQIGLKYSLGALDVSSSGLLAFSGNFGGSSAASIIQSLGVAIPEDAGTTGLAIGASLDFLQTKGASKTVSSPSILCVNNQESSIYVGKTLSFQTGSNTAGTLGTTSSYKREDVGLTLKIKPRVSSKDKVTLDVEAILENVLATVDTNNQPVTTKQNVLTQAILRHGETIIIGGLVKNYTSTTESKVPILGYIPILGLLFTHNDTSDQQDNLIVILTPYIIEKSEKLSQLQRELGELSRLQREYNKEVFSQIEEKSKEENK; this is encoded by the coding sequence ATGAAATATATTAAACATCTATTGCTTTTTACTCTTTTAATCGGCACCACTCTCGCTGCCAGAGAACAGGTCAAGGTCAAGTTTGACAACCTGCAGATCGAAAAGTTCATCAAACTTGTTGCAGAGATCAGCAAAAAGAACATCCTGGTGACCAACAAGATCAACGGCACGGTCGATCTGGTCACGACAGCCCCTATCTATGATGACGAAGTGATGGGTATTCTGGTCTCGGTCCTGGAATCAAAAGGGTTTACCCTTGTTCAAAAGGGCTCATATTATGAGGTTGTCCGTTCGACCGAAGCGGCAAAGCACAATGTCCCGGTCGTGCGTTCAGGCAACATTGCACGCGGCCATACCATGGTCACGCAAGCCATCAAGGTCAAAGGTGAAAATGTCGATATCGTTGCCGCCAAAGTCCGCTACCTCATCTCCAAGACCGCCAAGCTGATGACGATGAAAGAGTCGAATACGCTTCTTCTTACCGACTATCCGGCCAACATACAGACCATCAAACGTATTATCAGCGATATTGACACAAAAAACAAAAAGATCATCAAGATCATTCCGGTGGAGCATGCCGAACTCAAACAACTGCACACGCAGGTCACAGACATCGCCAAGTCGATCTTTAACGAGAAGGTAGCGACACAGAGCGTTAAAGTCCTGCTCAACAATGATGTCAACGGCCTGGTCCTGGTCGGTAATCCCGATCAGGTCAAAGAGCTTGCCAAAATCATAAAGACCCTCGACACCGAACAGAACCTCAATGAAGTGGTGCAGATCCTCCCGCTGAAAAACTCCGAGGCCAAAAATGTTCTGGCCACACTCAACGAGATCATCACCAAACAGACCTTTACCGATCCGAGTCTCAAGCCCAACGTTTCCGCCAACGAAGAGATCAATGCCATTATCCTTGTGGGCAACCCTTCCCTGCTTAAAGGGCTTGTCAAGATCATCGAAACGCTTGATAAAGAGAAGTACCAGGTCTATGTACAGGCCAGAATCGTCGAGATCAACAAAAACGATGCGGAACAGATCGGGCTCAAGTACTCCCTTGGCGCCCTCGATGTCAGTTCCTCCGGACTTTTGGCCTTTAGCGGCAACTTCGGCGGCTCATCGGCGGCCTCCATTATTCAATCGTTGGGTGTGGCCATACCGGAAGATGCCGGTACAACCGGACTCGCCATAGGGGCTTCACTTGATTTTCTTCAGACGAAAGGCGCGTCCAAAACGGTCTCGAGCCCGTCAATCCTCTGTGTGAACAACCAGGAGTCATCGATCTACGTCGGTAAAACGCTCTCCTTTCAGACAGGAAGTAATACGGCCGGCACCCTCGGAACAACCAGCAGTTATAAACGCGAGGATGTAGGTCTGACCCTCAAGATCAAGCCCCGTGTTTCATCAAAAGACAAGGTAACGTTGGATGTCGAGGCGATCCTGGAAAATGTACTTGCAACCGTAGATACAAACAATCAGCCGGTGACGACAAAACAAAATGTACTCACACAGGCGATCCTGCGTCATGGCGAGACAATCATCATCGGCGGCCTGGTTAAGAACTACACCTCTACAACCGAATCGAAAGTACCGATATTGGGTTACATTCCGATACTCGGACTGCTCTTCACCCACAACGATACATCCGACCAGCAGGACAACCTGATCGTTATTTTGACACCCTATATCATCGAAAAGAGTGAAAAACTTTCCCAGCTTCAACGTGAACTTGGCGAGCTGAGCCGGCTTCAGAGAGAATACAACAAGGAAGTTTTCTCCCAAATCGAGGAAAAGAGCAAAGAGGAGAATAAGTAA
- a CDS encoding type II secretion system protein — protein MKRYASVCLMPKMSRGFTLLEVLVAVMIIAVVIGSLIELFANNSYTFKSVRQKILHTNTTSVLLGNEIYGYEKAKTDLAELVKDFNIDDDLRRQLKNVKVEIIYNEVTSIDFGEAAESIADIGSGENGDDTLIQEASEAVTALEVGRTTMKVNDQSSSFLRVKLQ, from the coding sequence ATGAAGCGATACGCATCGGTCTGTCTCATGCCTAAAATGTCTCGCGGCTTCACCCTCCTCGAGGTTCTTGTTGCCGTCATGATCATCGCCGTTGTTATCGGATCACTGATAGAACTCTTTGCCAACAACTCCTACACCTTCAAATCCGTACGTCAGAAGATCTTGCACACCAATACAACAAGCGTGCTTTTGGGCAATGAGATCTATGGGTATGAAAAAGCGAAAACCGACCTCGCTGAACTGGTCAAGGATTTTAACATCGATGATGATCTCAGACGTCAGCTTAAAAATGTCAAGGTCGAGATCATCTACAACGAGGTCACGAGCATTGATTTTGGAGAGGCCGCTGAAAGTATTGCCGATATAGGCAGCGGTGAAAACGGGGACGACACCCTGATACAAGAGGCGTCAGAGGCCGTAACCGCCTTGGAGGTCGGTCGTACGACCATGAAGGTCAACGATCAGTCCAGCTCTTTCTTACGGGTCAAACTGCAATGA
- a CDS encoding ribokinase has product MKIINFGSINIDHVYGVDHFVRPGETLESGSYRIFSGGKGANQSFALARAGAAVMHAGKVGPEGAWLKEKLQENGVDVSLVKVVDAPTGHAIIQVNKEGENAIIIYGGANRTVSDADIEKVLEQAEAGDYLLLQNEINALERVLQKAKGKGVTVVFNPAPMTKSVKSYPLELVDIFIVNEIEGEALSAENDPEAILDAMLKRYPKSRTVLTRGKAGVIYADEKQRIEVAALKVKAVDTTGAGDTFIGYFLAELSRGSAIEKCLQRGVKASAICVTRKGAADSIPRLEELL; this is encoded by the coding sequence ATGAAGATCATCAATTTCGGTTCGATCAACATCGACCATGTCTACGGCGTCGACCATTTCGTGCGCCCCGGCGAAACGCTCGAGAGTGGAAGCTACCGCATCTTTTCAGGCGGGAAGGGGGCGAACCAGTCCTTCGCCCTCGCACGGGCCGGGGCGGCGGTGATGCATGCGGGAAAGGTCGGGCCGGAGGGGGCCTGGCTGAAGGAGAAGCTGCAGGAGAACGGTGTGGATGTCTCTCTGGTCAAAGTCGTCGATGCCCCGACGGGCCATGCCATCATCCAGGTCAACAAAGAGGGGGAGAATGCCATCATCATCTACGGCGGGGCGAACCGTACCGTCAGCGATGCGGACATTGAAAAGGTGCTTGAGCAGGCCGAGGCAGGCGATTATCTACTGCTGCAAAACGAGATCAACGCGCTGGAGAGGGTGCTTCAAAAGGCAAAAGGAAAAGGGGTGACCGTCGTTTTTAATCCGGCCCCGATGACGAAGAGTGTTAAAAGTTATCCTTTGGAACTTGTCGACATCTTTATCGTCAACGAGATCGAAGGCGAAGCACTCAGCGCTGAAAACGACCCCGAGGCGATACTTGATGCGATGCTCAAGCGCTACCCGAAAAGCCGTACGGTTTTGACGCGGGGCAAGGCGGGCGTCATCTATGCCGATGAAAAGCAGCGCATCGAAGTGGCTGCCCTGAAAGTCAAAGCGGTCGACACCACGGGTGCCGGGGACACCTTCATCGGCTACTTTCTGGCGGAACTCTCCCGCGGCAGCGCCATCGAAAAATGCCTGCAGAGAGGTGTCAAAGCCTCGGCCATCTGTGTGACACGCAAAGGGGCGGCGGACTCGATTCCCAGGCTGGAGGAGCTTCTGTAA
- a CDS encoding GspE/PulE family protein gives MLSPQLHHDLSLEAIEVEGIETELLVKNYLLLTHIEEEIVAVTSEEYLVEASNFYSKLDEQYPFVILDEESFERLFNRFLELRTDRQIETMQEKGEKAEEEDEELSLTEFLRTSSDILTSEESAPIIKFVNALFYQAVKRKASDIHIEVHEKRGEVRFRIDGVLTKNADLEKKVIALIISRIKVISNLDISENRIPQDGRTQIKIAGETLDIRVSILPTFYGERVVMRLLMQSGSVPHIHELGFSDETIHDIKNLLRNSHGIILVTGPTGSGKTTSLHAFLQEVESPELNLITVEDPVEYKSETISQIQVNEKVGLTFASALRSILRQDPDIIMIGEIRDEETAHIAVRAALTGHLVFSTLHTNSAAATISRLADMGIEPFLISSSVLGIMAQRLVRRLCDACKVEDTIAEDFATEYNLAPDAKIYKPVGCKACNYSGFSGRQSIGELLVMDDMIKDLLKETTDEHTISKALEAEHLVTISMQLRKMLLRGETSLDEAIRIGLSHA, from the coding sequence ATGCTTTCGCCTCAACTGCACCATGATCTCAGCCTCGAAGCGATCGAAGTCGAAGGGATTGAGACAGAGCTACTAGTCAAAAACTATCTTCTGCTTACGCACATCGAAGAGGAGATCGTAGCGGTCACTTCCGAGGAGTACCTGGTCGAAGCGAGCAACTTCTACAGTAAACTTGACGAGCAGTACCCTTTTGTCATCCTCGACGAAGAGTCTTTCGAACGCCTCTTCAACCGTTTTTTGGAACTTCGCACCGACAGACAGATCGAGACCATGCAGGAAAAAGGTGAGAAGGCAGAGGAAGAGGATGAAGAGCTTTCGCTGACAGAGTTTTTACGGACCTCATCGGACATCCTCACCTCTGAAGAGTCTGCACCTATCATCAAATTTGTCAATGCCCTCTTCTATCAGGCCGTCAAGCGCAAAGCCTCCGATATTCACATCGAAGTGCATGAAAAGAGGGGTGAAGTCCGTTTCCGTATCGACGGGGTCCTCACCAAAAATGCCGACCTGGAGAAAAAGGTCATCGCGCTCATCATAAGCCGTATCAAGGTCATCTCCAATCTCGATATCTCGGAGAACCGCATCCCCCAAGACGGCCGTACCCAGATCAAGATCGCCGGGGAGACCCTCGATATCCGTGTCTCTATCCTGCCGACCTTTTACGGCGAACGTGTCGTTATGCGTCTTTTGATGCAGAGCGGTTCCGTACCCCATATCCATGAACTTGGCTTTTCGGATGAGACGATCCACGACATCAAAAACCTGCTGCGCAACTCCCACGGCATCATCCTTGTCACCGGTCCGACAGGGTCAGGGAAGACCACCTCGCTGCACGCTTTCCTGCAGGAAGTCGAATCGCCTGAACTCAATCTCATCACGGTCGAAGACCCGGTCGAGTACAAATCGGAGACGATCTCCCAGATACAGGTCAACGAAAAGGTGGGGCTCACCTTCGCTTCTGCTCTGCGCTCTATACTGCGCCAGGATCCGGACATCATTATGATCGGTGAGATCCGTGATGAAGAGACGGCGCATATCGCGGTCCGCGCGGCGCTGACAGGGCACCTTGTCTTCTCCACCCTGCATACGAACTCCGCCGCGGCGACCATCTCGCGTCTGGCCGATATGGGCATAGAGCCTTTTCTGATCTCCTCTTCTGTCCTGGGCATCATGGCACAGCGGCTTGTCCGCCGTCTCTGCGATGCCTGCAAGGTGGAAGACACTATTGCGGAGGATTTCGCCACCGAATACAATCTTGCCCCTGATGCCAAGATCTACAAGCCTGTCGGCTGCAAGGCGTGCAACTACAGCGGTTTTAGCGGCCGCCAGTCGATCGGTGAACTTCTGGTCATGGACGATATGATCAAGGATCTGCTGAAAGAGACCACGGATGAGCACACCATCTCCAAAGCGCTGGAAGCAGAACACCTTGTTACGATCTCTATGCAGCTTCGCAAGATGCTGCTCAGAGGAGAGACTTCCCTGGATGAAGCGATACGCATCGGTCTGTCTCATGCCTAA
- a CDS encoding prepilin-type N-terminal cleavage/methylation domain-containing protein, translating into MRRNAFTLIEMMIAITLFSVVMIFLYQSMASLDKSNRFYGEKLQTISTEQSLFKTLYLDLALSQSNVDEIINVNKNEDIVLIQTRHVVHTHVMPYVAYLVKKKHLYRIESAAKLSYPFERNLNVLIDDFGEVQKFRLYKNSTHFLLHLNFGGQDNLLKIRHLNTAIGQETNSTSAS; encoded by the coding sequence ATGAGACGCAACGCTTTTACCCTCATAGAGATGATGATCGCCATCACCCTCTTCTCCGTCGTCATGATATTTCTTTACCAATCCATGGCTTCACTGGATAAATCCAACCGCTTTTACGGCGAGAAACTGCAGACAATATCAACCGAACAGTCTCTGTTTAAAACCCTCTATCTTGATCTCGCCCTCTCCCAATCCAATGTCGACGAGATCATCAATGTCAATAAAAATGAAGATATCGTTCTCATCCAGACCCGGCATGTTGTTCACACGCATGTGATGCCGTACGTTGCATACCTTGTAAAAAAGAAGCATCTCTATCGTATTGAATCGGCGGCAAAGCTGAGCTATCCTTTTGAGCGTAACCTTAACGTGCTTATTGATGATTTCGGTGAGGTGCAGAAGTTCAGACTCTATAAAAACAGTACCCATTTTTTACTCCACCTCAACTTCGGTGGCCAGGACAATCTGCTTAAGATACGCCATCTAAACACCGCAATCGGACAAGAGACCAATAGTACATCGGCTTCATAG
- the rplT gene encoding 50S ribosomal protein L20: MPRVKTGVVRRRRHKKVLKLARGFFQGRHKHFRKAKEQLEHSMYYAFRDRKQKKREFRKLWIIRINAACRLNDISYSRFINGLKKANIELDRKILADMAMNDAAAFSAVVTQAKAAL; encoded by the coding sequence ATGCCAAGAGTAAAAACAGGTGTTGTAAGACGCCGTCGTCATAAAAAAGTATTAAAACTTGCAAGAGGTTTCTTTCAAGGTCGTCACAAGCACTTCCGTAAAGCGAAAGAGCAACTTGAACACAGTATGTATTATGCATTCCGTGACCGTAAACAGAAAAAACGTGAGTTCCGCAAACTGTGGATCATCCGTATCAATGCTGCATGCCGCCTAAATGACATCAGCTATTCTCGTTTCATCAACGGATTGAAAAAAGCGAACATCGAACTGGATCGTAAGATCCTTGCCGATATGGCAATGAACGATGCAGCAGCATTCAGCGCTGTAGTGACTCAAGCAAAAGCTGCACTCTAA
- a CDS encoding lysophospholipid acyltransferase family protein, with amino-acid sequence MLNLIIFRIRTFFAHLVIAVGSTLVHLNRDNMDRVNRLRLWISRMVLRSAGLKYEVKGYLEDDTDLIIANHQSMMDIFLLESHVGSDIRFVGRKGIMDVWPVGLVVNAIGHITIDRNDRRSGVKLLKEVKAKKGKKVVIFPEGTRSMTGEIQAFEAGAKIVAEKLSLKVQPIVIKDLSRYYNEGKKLSKKGTVHIEILPPVELTEGWFEQSRRDMIAVADKI; translated from the coding sequence ATGCTGAATCTTATAATTTTTCGCATACGGACATTTTTTGCCCACTTGGTTATCGCTGTCGGATCGACACTGGTGCATCTGAACAGGGATAACATGGATCGAGTCAACCGGCTGCGTCTGTGGATCAGCCGAATGGTCCTGCGCTCCGCAGGATTGAAATATGAAGTCAAAGGGTATCTCGAGGATGATACGGATCTCATCATTGCGAACCACCAATCGATGATGGATATCTTTCTTTTGGAATCGCATGTGGGATCCGACATCCGTTTTGTCGGACGAAAGGGGATCATGGATGTCTGGCCCGTCGGTCTGGTCGTCAACGCTATCGGCCACATAACGATCGATCGTAACGACAGACGATCGGGTGTCAAACTCTTAAAAGAGGTCAAGGCAAAAAAAGGGAAGAAAGTGGTTATTTTCCCCGAAGGGACCCGCTCGATGACAGGAGAGATACAGGCGTTCGAAGCAGGGGCCAAGATCGTTGCGGAAAAACTTTCTCTTAAGGTGCAGCCGATCGTGATCAAAGATCTCAGCCGGTATTACAACGAAGGCAAAAAACTTTCTAAAAAAGGTACGGTCCATATCGAGATACTGCCGCCGGTCGAATTGACGGAAGGGTGGTTTGAACAAAGCCGAAGGGATATGATCGCCGTTGCAGACAAGATCTAG
- a CDS encoding prepilin-type N-terminal cleavage/methylation domain-containing protein, producing the protein MMQRRAFTLLELLLVVVIIGVIYGLVINSMQKINDKESALGFESLPSFVQTFHQRNHVALICTDNCKACALYVDGEKVKDDIDPFMEKERVLRFWSYNTNTGTQELRFTPIFDEDDREFDVCFKYEIFEDGSSSEMIIETQKHSYDYRGLLKPPARYSSLQALEESRQEEIQELLQ; encoded by the coding sequence ATGATGCAGAGAAGAGCTTTTACACTGCTGGAGCTTTTACTTGTTGTCGTGATCATCGGTGTCATCTATGGCCTTGTGATCAATTCCATGCAAAAGATCAACGACAAAGAGTCGGCTCTCGGATTTGAAAGCCTGCCATCGTTTGTGCAGACATTTCATCAGCGCAACCACGTCGCATTGATCTGCACCGATAACTGCAAGGCCTGTGCCCTCTATGTCGACGGCGAAAAGGTCAAAGACGATATCGATCCTTTTATGGAAAAAGAGCGTGTTCTCCGTTTTTGGTCTTACAACACCAATACAGGAACACAGGAACTCCGCTTCACACCGATCTTTGATGAAGATGACAGGGAGTTCGATGTCTGTTTTAAATATGAAATTTTTGAAGACGGGAGCAGTTCGGAAATGATCATCGAGACACAGAAACATAGTTATGATTATCGCGGTCTTTTAAAACCGCCGGCACGCTACTCCTCCCTTCAGGCTCTCGAAGAGAGCCGTCAGGAAGAGATTCAGGAGCTCTTGCAATGA
- the gspG gene encoding type II secretion system major pseudopilin GspG produces the protein MSNHLRTSSRRAFSLMELMIVIIILGLLASLVLPNLMGKGEEAKRKLVCVQMKGIGETLKMFKLDNGVYPTTEEGLQALITNPSEEAYPAYAPNAYFEGKNLPKDSWKNEFIYINNGTDFDLISLGADRKEGGEGDAADIRFSECKF, from the coding sequence ATGTCTAATCATTTAAGAACCTCAAGCCGCAGGGCTTTCTCGTTGATGGAGCTGATGATCGTCATTATTATCCTGGGGCTTTTAGCCTCTTTGGTACTTCCGAACCTTATGGGCAAAGGCGAAGAGGCCAAACGTAAACTCGTCTGCGTTCAGATGAAAGGAATCGGTGAGACCCTCAAGATGTTTAAACTCGACAACGGTGTCTACCCGACGACAGAGGAGGGGCTGCAGGCGCTTATCACCAACCCGAGTGAAGAGGCCTACCCTGCGTATGCCCCGAATGCCTATTTTGAAGGCAAAAACCTGCCGAAAGACTCTTGGAAAAATGAGTTTATCTACATCAATAACGGCACTGATTTTGACCTGATCTCTCTGGGTGCCGACCGTAAAGAGGGTGGCGAAGGCGATGCCGCCGATATCCGTTTCAGCGAGTGTAAGTTCTAA
- a CDS encoding heme-binding protein, with protein sequence MKIIKIAGILLLGASALMAGDVVKIERMSLELATEVAKRSVEACRAQGYWVSAVVVDRSANVQVAMRDTYAPRFTMQIAEQKANAVIMAGTDSAAFVAGRADIRNELNNIDGLIMMGGALAVKSGDVMLGAVGVSGAPGGDLDAACAAKALKSLEERLAFALMGDEE encoded by the coding sequence ATGAAAATAATCAAGATCGCAGGAATACTCCTGCTTGGGGCATCGGCTCTGATGGCAGGCGATGTGGTGAAGATCGAACGCATGAGCCTGGAGCTGGCGACAGAAGTGGCCAAGCGCTCGGTGGAGGCGTGTCGTGCTCAGGGGTACTGGGTAAGTGCGGTCGTGGTTGACCGCAGCGCCAATGTGCAGGTGGCGATGCGAGACACCTACGCACCTCGCTTTACGATGCAGATCGCAGAGCAAAAAGCCAATGCCGTGATCATGGCGGGAACCGATTCGGCCGCTTTTGTCGCTGGCCGCGCCGACATCCGAAACGAACTGAACAACATTGACGGGCTGATCATGATGGGCGGTGCTTTAGCGGTGAAATCGGGCGATGTCATGCTCGGTGCCGTCGGTGTCAGCGGTGCACCCGGCGGCGATCTTGACGCTGCCTGTGCGGCCAAAGCGCTCAAATCTCTCGAAGAGCGCCTTGCTTTTGCGCTGATGGGAGACGAAGAGTAA